A single window of Solenopsis invicta isolate M01_SB chromosome 3, UNIL_Sinv_3.0, whole genome shotgun sequence DNA harbors:
- the LOC120357417 gene encoding uncharacterized protein LOC120357417, whose amino-acid sequence MFPAEKPAVLNSIARGLTGHSFDPNAVSLYNMLDENALNKIAESAASRVWKGFVSFRSATAGLFGIFLIVQLIKIIIDTTIHGYALHTVYGCSMHLLGALWSSITHLLLHLARGPIDKDKEQQLDNQDATPKLMSTIKDHQITISSPTCPVEDQPHLSETPIIVTTPTT is encoded by the coding sequence ATGTTTCCTGCTGAGAAGCCAGCTGTGCTTAACTCTATCGCTAGAGGATTGACCGGACATTCATTTGACCCAAATGCTGTCTCATTGTACAACATGTTGGATGAAAACGCTCTAAATAAAATTGCCGAGTCCGCAGCCTCTAGGGTCTGGAAGGGATTTGTCTCTTTTAGATCAGCCACAGCCGGATTGTTTGGAATATTCTTAATCGTACAATTGATTAAGATTATCATTGACACAACTATTCATGGATACGCCCTACATACTGTCTATGGATGCAGTATGCACTTGCTTGGAGCCCTATGGAGTTCCATTACACACCTGCTTCTCCATTTGGCCAGAGGACCCATTGACAAGGACAAAGAGCAACAACTTGATAACCAGGACGCAACACCCAAGCTGATGAGCACGATCAAGGATCACCAGATCACCATCAGCAGCCCTACCTGCCCAGTCGAGGACCAACCTCATCTCAGCGAAACACCGATTATTGTAACTACCCCAACTACTTAA